One genomic region from Spirosoma sp. KCTC 42546 encodes:
- the namA gene encoding NADPH dehydrogenase NamA → MSALFSPLSIRSIQLKNRIVVSPMCQYSSEDGFSNDWHLVHLGSRAVGGAGLIFTEATAISPEGRISPDDLGIWKEDHIDGLKRITKFIKQNGAVAGIQLAHAGRKASHRRPWEGGNMIAPTEERGWQTVAPSTIPFQGTEHAPLALTIEGLDKVLADFQTAAQRALTAGFQVAEIHAAHGYLLHQFLSPLSNHRTDEYGGSFDNRIRLLLEVIERVQTVWPHELPLFVRISATDWTEGGWTIDDSVQLAGILKTKGVDVVDCSTGGNVATAKIPVKPGYQVPFSERIKQETGIMTAAVGLITSPKQADTILASGQADLVLLAREFLRDPYFPLHAAQAMDNAISWPVQYERARPR, encoded by the coding sequence ATGTCAGCACTTTTTTCTCCGTTATCCATCCGGAGCATTCAGCTTAAAAATCGTATTGTTGTCTCGCCTATGTGCCAGTATTCCAGCGAGGATGGTTTCTCCAACGACTGGCATCTTGTGCATCTCGGTAGCCGGGCGGTTGGGGGCGCAGGCCTTATTTTTACCGAAGCAACCGCCATTTCTCCCGAAGGTCGAATATCTCCCGATGACTTAGGCATTTGGAAAGAGGATCACATCGACGGTTTGAAACGCATTACCAAATTTATCAAACAGAACGGTGCCGTGGCGGGTATTCAGCTAGCCCACGCTGGTCGTAAAGCAAGCCACCGTCGACCCTGGGAAGGTGGCAACATGATTGCCCCAACCGAAGAGCGGGGCTGGCAAACCGTAGCCCCCAGCACTATTCCGTTTCAGGGAACCGAACATGCCCCACTGGCCTTGACAATCGAAGGCCTTGACAAGGTGCTGGCGGATTTTCAGACGGCGGCTCAACGGGCACTTACCGCAGGTTTTCAGGTTGCCGAAATCCATGCCGCCCACGGCTATTTACTCCATCAGTTCCTGTCGCCCTTGAGTAACCATCGAACGGACGAGTATGGAGGTTCTTTCGATAATCGGATTCGGCTGTTACTGGAGGTGATCGAGCGCGTCCAAACCGTATGGCCACACGAACTACCACTTTTTGTGCGAATCTCGGCTACCGACTGGACCGAAGGCGGCTGGACAATCGACGACTCAGTTCAGTTGGCGGGTATTCTTAAAACGAAAGGGGTTGATGTTGTGGATTGTTCAACAGGGGGTAATGTGGCAACGGCTAAAATTCCGGTTAAACCCGGCTATCAGGTTCCGTTTTCAGAGCGTATTAAACAGGAAACGGGTATCATGACAGCTGCGGTGGGGTTGATTACATCGCCCAAACAGGCCGATACAATTCTGGCCTCGGGCCAGGCTGATCTGGTACTGCTGGCCCGCGAGTTTTTGCGAGACCCGTATTTCCCACTTCATGCCGCTCAGGCAATGGACAATGCCATCAGCTGGCCAGTCCAGTACGAACGAGCCCGGCCCCGATGA
- a CDS encoding collagen-like protein, which produces MKRLHVFAVASVLFFAAFSFQRCQPKAGDPGPKGDTGATGAPGAPGAAGPAGPTGATGATGATGTANVQYSPWISTTFTGSGSSYTGNITATPITQEVLDKADIRVYWSEGGRVLSLPYAETFGSTTYTVHQRIYVGRVELKASYALGTQQFRYVIIPGALAVGGRKAAIDYSDYAAVKKAFNIPD; this is translated from the coding sequence ATGAAACGTTTACATGTATTTGCCGTTGCTTCTGTTTTGTTTTTTGCTGCATTTAGTTTTCAACGCTGTCAGCCCAAAGCGGGTGATCCTGGTCCTAAAGGTGATACGGGGGCAACCGGAGCACCTGGAGCCCCAGGTGCTGCCGGGCCGGCTGGTCCAACGGGGGCTACAGGTGCTACCGGAGCTACCGGAACCGCTAATGTGCAGTACTCGCCCTGGATTAGTACTACGTTTACGGGAAGCGGGAGTAGCTATACTGGTAACATAACAGCTACGCCCATTACTCAGGAAGTACTGGACAAAGCCGATATCCGGGTGTACTGGAGTGAAGGTGGGCGCGTTCTCAGCCTACCCTATGCCGAGACCTTTGGCAGTACTACATACACAGTTCACCAACGTATTTATGTAGGACGCGTTGAACTGAAAGCTTCCTATGCATTGGGTACGCAGCAATTCCGATATGTGATTATACCCGGTGCTCTGGCTGTGGGCGGGCGTAAAGCAGCCATTGACTACAGCGATTATGCTGCCGTTAAAAAAGCCTTCAATATTCCTGATTAA
- a CDS encoding neutral zinc metallopeptidase has translation MRWLGGRESDNVDDRRGSGGGGLLVGGGIGSVVIAIIVMLLGGNPSDILNQSSPDQATSQAPSGPQADDDAAHFTKKVLASTEDVWTKLFSEQGAQYRKPVLVMFRGATSSGCGTAQQAMGPFYCPEDQKVYIDLSFYDELAQRFQAPGDFAMAYVVAHEIGHHVQKQLGIMDKTDQLRQRLSERDYNKVSVRLELQADFFAGVWAHHAQGQSIALDENDVEAALTAANAIGDDKIQEQTQGRVVPDAFTHGSSAQRVYWFKKGLKTGDINQGDTFNSREDANLQ, from the coding sequence ATGCGTTGGTTAGGAGGACGAGAAAGCGATAATGTAGATGACCGCCGGGGAAGCGGTGGGGGAGGACTACTCGTTGGCGGTGGAATTGGCTCCGTCGTGATAGCCATTATTGTTATGTTGCTGGGTGGCAATCCGTCAGATATTCTGAACCAGAGTTCACCTGATCAGGCAACTTCACAAGCCCCGTCTGGCCCACAGGCCGACGATGATGCAGCTCACTTTACGAAAAAAGTGCTGGCCAGTACGGAAGATGTCTGGACGAAATTATTTTCAGAACAGGGTGCCCAGTATCGGAAACCAGTTTTGGTGATGTTTCGGGGAGCAACGTCGTCAGGTTGCGGAACGGCACAGCAGGCAATGGGTCCGTTCTACTGCCCTGAAGATCAGAAGGTATATATTGATTTGTCGTTCTATGATGAACTCGCTCAGCGTTTCCAGGCCCCCGGCGACTTTGCCATGGCCTATGTAGTGGCGCACGAAATTGGGCACCATGTGCAGAAGCAACTGGGTATTATGGACAAAACAGACCAGCTGCGCCAGCGATTGAGCGAACGTGACTACAATAAAGTATCGGTTCGCCTGGAGCTACAGGCCGATTTTTTTGCGGGCGTATGGGCGCATCATGCCCAGGGACAAAGTATTGCGCTTGACGAAAATGACGTCGAGGCTGCTCTGACGGCGGCCAATGCCATTGGCGACGATAAGATTCAGGAGCAGACTCAGGGGCGTGTTGTACCCGATGCGTTTACACATGGCAGTTCTGCCCAACGTGTGTACTGGTTCAAGAAAGGACTTAAAACAGGTGATATCAATCAGGGCGATACCTTTAACAGCCGCGAAGACGCAAACTTGCAGTAG